In Corvus moneduloides isolate bCorMon1 chromosome 6, bCorMon1.pri, whole genome shotgun sequence, the sequence ATGCTGTTAAGGGTGTCCATTAAAGgatctcttctctctgtctcttggTCACTGGTACCCTTATTTTCATAAGCCAAGACAGTGTCACATTCATCTGTCAGGAACTGGACTTCAAGATCTGAATACATTTTCTGGAGAATAAAGTCAAATTTACTTTTATGTGACAAAACTTCTCGAATGGAGGTGTTCTCCCTCAGTCAGTATCAcaaataacaacaataaaaataataaggtAAATTTGTACCCAGTATTTCAGAACCTCCTCATAACTTCCAAAGCAATACTGGATTtaagcagcaaagaaaatacaaacatttaGAAGCCCTTTCATGCTATATTAATTCCATAGGATTCAGTGTGAATTTTTATGTGGAGTGAAGGGGGGTTTCAGTGTTTATATGCAGCGTTAAGAAGATTTACACAGATTTTACCTAAAGCTTCTCCTCAAGATTGTCTGGGAgcttctccctgcctctcccacaTGTGTGATGGTAATGAAGAGAACGTACATACCAAACAGTCTTCACAGGTGCATAATTTGTTCCTCCAGTTCGATGGCCAAAAGGTGGCAGTATCTTTTTTTACAAATGGCTTGCTTTGGAGCTCCTTCAGCTTGCAGACTGGCTCCTCGCTCTTAGTAACTACCTGAATTAAAATGAGAGTGTTCAGCACTCTATAACATCACTTCAAACACACCCTGTTCTTTTTGGTATGTCCTTTTCCTTAggcaagatttttcttttgtctcaaacatttatttttataaacaacCCATATTACCATCCACATGAGAATTCTGATGTGGTTTCAGCAATTTCCACTGGAAATTTCTGTAGAAATTTACTGCAATAACCATAAGTATTTAAGAACTCGGAGCTGGACCATCATGCAAGTGCAGCCACAACACATATTAGAACAGAAGTCACCTCAGTGTAGTGGCCAGGTGGCTGACAAGAAGGGACAGATGTAGCCCATCTGCAAACAGACATTACACCTCTCGACAGCCCTGTTCCACAGCCTAAGCTGTGCTCCACAGAGACTGCAGGTCAGAAGAGTGACTGAAGAGGAACATGGGAACAGATTGAACACACCACCCCTTCCCTGAGCTTGTACAGAGCAAGGTGGGCTTTACTTCAACTATCAGCAGCGTGAAGATGTGCAGGTCAGAAAAGAAGGCACATTCTACCTCAGGACAGGCAGACCCAGAGCTAGTGGATGGTTCATTAAATTGTTCCgattgcttttcctcctttgtgtCTTGGTGTTCCACTCcactttcttttattatttctttcttctgctcttcacTTTCCTCTACCTTCAGGACAATCCCTTCATTCTCAAGGGAGTTCGCTTTGGTCAAAGGAGGAACTGGAAGATACATACCCCCATAAGTGAAAATACTGTGCCAGAAAAGGTGCAGATCGCTACAGatgttctctctgcttttcctatTCTAAAACACTCTGCTTCCCAAAACCTAAGCCCTAAGAGAGGGAAGAGGGTATCACAATTTGAAAGAGTTCTTTACTAAGACGCTTGTCCTTCTTGACACCCCTTGCCAGCTATCACGGTTTCAGTAACTTGTCACATGCTTTTTTGCTGTGTCAAGAGTTTTTAACTTTCTCCTAACATACCCCAAAAACACCATCGCAGATTAACTACGCTGATCtcttgtttatttaaaacaagttttTGTTTCTATGCCAATTTAAGTACATGCCCTGTGACAAAGCTGGTTaggaggaggaaagcaaaaaacAGACAAACGCCCCATTCTGTACTATTTACATTAGAAGGAAGAGAACTCCAGGTAGCCATCTTTGAAAATACCACTGAAATTTTGGGAACATAAGAGATCAATTAGCAGTTGATACAAGCAGTATTTTTTAGGAGACTATGAGAAACCAGCTCTTTCCACAGAAATCAAGTCATCTACTCTTTTAAGTTCACAGAGCTGAGGCCTGGTGTGACCACAGGGAATGTGTGtcctgagcacagccccagccctaCTCAGATTAACATTAAGCATATTCATTTCAGGTCACTCTATCATTCACTCTTTGCTGCTCAGAGCCTCTGTAAGAACTGTTTGTCTCACTGCTTCCCTTAGGATGGCTCTTCAGTTCTTTGATCCAGTTTAGAAATTAAGTTCTTTGAGTCAAGTATTAAATCTTCATCCATTTTGTGCTAGACATctttgataaaataaataaaagcaagcacCACAGAACTAAGATTTAAGAAtgaaaactgccttttttttttacacaagtTACTGCCACCCCACATGTTCCACTGCTGAAGGTGATTGTCCAATATAATTAATGAGTATCATTTCTCCAAACACTTAAAACCAGTATTATGTCATTAACCAACCATGTATGAGAAATACATGCTCACAAAATACTGGCTCAGATCTCTTAACTTTCTTTACCTGCTAATTGTGATGCATAAGCCCATAGGAAATGGCAGTGATTCATGCAGGCCTGGCACACCATTTCATGGAAGTCTCCACTTTCAGGGGGAACTGCACCAAGATGCTGTCAGAAAGAAGCAAGCACACAGTAGTGAAGCATCCACTGCCAATTAACAGACTCCACATttagaggaaggaaaacatcagCTGCCATCACATTTTCAGCACAAGCGCTCACTCTTGCAATGATTATCAGAATAACTGAAGACTGGAAAGAGCTGATAAaaattccaggagaaaaaaagaattttctgtttgtctACAGCCTTTTATGTCTTCAACATACCCAGAAATCTCATTTCTAAACAATATTCTACTAAACTGTTCTAAACATAGGACAGATGAAGATACCTCTTGTACGCTGCACATTTCAACTCCTAACTTTTTATGATTGCTTCTTATGATTCCTTCCTTACATGTAAGAGATTGTAAAGTCTTCATAGTGATCACATACTGAACATTACAAGAATTAAGTCCCAAAGCTGTCCGTAAATTCATGAGAACTATTTTGGCAATTAAAAGCACTTAGTGGCTTTCTTCTGAAAAAGCATTCCTGCAAGGCTCACAGTAGGCAGCACAACACTCTTCATTCATACACTTATATAAAAGAAGTTTATCTACAAGAACCCATAATTGAAGCcaatcatctttttttttactctttgatCCTGCAACTTCAAACACGGAATTTCACTTGTGCCCTTCAAGGCACAAGAGGCTGAATCCTTAATGCTTACCCATTAAGTAGGGCACCCACTACACTGCTTGGCTGCTTTCAAAGGACTTCCCCAAAGCCCAAAATCAAGAATGACCAGCACAGTCTGTTCCTTGCTACTTAAAGGAATTAAgagtttaaaaagcatttttttgaaggaagaacTATTCAGGTAGTTGATAAAATGTGCCTCAGTAAGAATCTTTTCCTCACCAACTATACTGATTTGAGTTTTCCAAATAAGAGACAGTTATAAAGTTATTACTTTATTCTGCAGTGGCAACCTTCAAAAAGGTAGGACTCTTCCCAGTATTTTTGAACTGGAGTAGACAGCAGTGCAAGATTAGACTTTCAATGCTCCTTTGCATAAACTCAAAACAAATACCTTGGAACTCATGTAATAATCTCTTTTAAGAACTACAGCAAGCTTGCCAAGTAAGAATTACCATACAAACCTAACTAACACCAACTCATTCCTGTGCAAATGGCAGTTCTGCTACTTATAGTTTCCTTACCCTTCCATGGAACCAGTCTTCACAAACTATGCATTGGATCATCTCATCTGGAATCTAGATGAACAATCATATTATTAGCATTAATAGCAACCTCCAGAATCTTTCACAGGTCTCAAACTGCAGTATCATGCAAATCCTGCTCAGTGAATTGCATTTCCCTCTTCACCCCTCAATAGGGAGCTGCCATTAATAAGTAGTTAGTGCTTCGTTAATCAGTTTGCTTCCCTCAGGTTCAGCAGCACATGTCATTTGTCATATGACTGAGGCTGTGGAAATCCCATTTCTTACTACAAAACCAGAAGGGCAAGACTTTCTCACAGAAACCTGATAAAAGTTACTACACTACTAGTATCCCTCTTCCTATAAACAGAAATGCATGAAGAGACAGCTCGGCAGAAGAAAGATACTGATATTCACAGTCATCAGGTCTGTGAAAGATGCCAGAACTGAAATCAACTGATCACCATACAGTACAGTATGAAGTGCTTTGTTATGAAACAACTATGAAtgatttcttcagaaatgtttcGTTGTCTCTCAACTTCAGAAAGGGGAGTTtataaaatgctggtttttgtatttgaaagacTTGTGCCTTCCCCGTTCTTTAGAACACCTGACTGCTGTGGCTGCAAACAACAGCATGCACATGCAAAATCAAGTGCTGTGTTTTAGTATTtcagagagtgaaaaaaatgttctggcTACCACCAAGGATTGTAGCTAGTGTTACAGGACAGGACAGACTCTCCCCATCCCAGAAGCCTTGCCAAAGCATTGCTGCAGGCATGGGGAAGCAGGTTCTGGACTCTCCTAACGTGGGCAACATGTTTATTCTGCTCTAGCCACATCTCTCAAGATGATGATAACCCCGTCCCCTAGGGGAACTCTGCAACTTTAGAGAACTGCAGCACCATTTTGTCCAAATGATGAGTTGTTCTCATCATCTGTCTTTAAGGCATAAACATattttaccattaaaaaaaattataaagtaaTTACTTCATATGACACATGACAACCAATATGGAAAGTAAGATTTCTTGAAGTGGGATTTTCCTTGCAAAGCAGCTCAGCGACCACCCTTTACACAGTACCTAGCATAAACACCATCTATATATGATTACTACTGGATTTTCTATTTCTTACCTCATCTTCAGGATCAGGATAAGGTCTTTTACATGTACAGTACAATCCGTAGAAATTGTcattatatttatttcctgaattCACCTTGCTCTTTTCCTAGGAGAAAAGGGGAAGATATCTCAATAGACAACACagtagaaaacaaaagacagtAAAGACACAGTTTCTGTTTCCCTTTAATTCCTAAAAGCAATCATTATTTTCATCAGCCTGAATatacaaaaagaaagatattctCCAGACACCTCTGCTTTACagtgagcagcacagagggcaTGTGAGGAATGCTAAAgctcaaaagcaaagaggaaaaacagtctGCTCACCTTTGTAACAAATGGCAACTGTGGTGTCAGAAATATTCAATGGACAGATGCTGAAGCTCATTTAACCTGTACAACTGATTTTTCACTGAACTGAAGCACAAGGAACAACCATGTGATCCATTTCATTGACTTAAATGAGAAACGGTAACATCTTAAATTTGTCACAGGTGTCTCTGTAGGGATCACTGCACCATGGCTTGGCTGACTAGTTCTGGATCCATTTCAGTTCTCCCAGAACAAAATAGGCATACGCAAAACCACTGTCTGTTTCTATGTTTGGACCATTATTATCCGGGGAGCACCACTGCAAGGAAGCCAAGCAGCATCCTGTTGCTGCTTCTCAGAAGATTACCGGCTATTTGACAAGTCCAAAATGCCCACCAAGTATGAAAGTACAGGCACCTTCATACAATAAAAAAACATCCCATGAGTAGGCTCTGGTGACAACCTATCAAAAAATATTAGGGCACTAATGCCACcacaaagaaggaaagggaacTGTCCCTCTGACAGTACCACAGCCCTAAATTTTCTTAATGTACTGCAAAATTGCAGCCCAAAAGGTTATTCTGAACCAGCTTAAAACTAATGAGATGTGTTAGTGCAGAAACGCCAGAACATGCTTCTGGAAGAGCACTGACCATGGATGCAGAACTGCGGCACTCTTGGATGACAAGGACCAAAtgttccttctcctcccagcaTTTCCCTTTGGTCCCTCAACAGTTTTATCTCCTGCCATAATACTCCCACCTTTTTTAACTTGCTGGGAAGACTGGAGGCGTCGCATGAGTCAGCACTGGCTGAGGCAAGGCACCAACCTCCCAAGACCGTTATTTTGACTCTGAACGTCTGAAACCTGTCTGAACTTACCGGGAATAACTTGCACTGCAGATTTTTGAACTTGCTATTCCCACAGTCACAGCGGAAattcctggaaagaaaaacGTAGCGTTTCGGGGTTTATATTAAGTGCGAACACGCTGGGGTTTGTATTCTTAACAACTCCCAGCAGTTTATCGGGAGCCACGGGAGCTGTGAGGGTCCTACACGGCCGTTCCCGCTCCCCCGCCCGTACCTCTTGGTGTAGAGCTCGAAGAGCCGGTGGGTGCCGTGGCACTCGTAACTGCAGGCCAGGCAGATCCCCGCGGGCTCGGCGCCGGGCGGC encodes:
- the UBR7 gene encoding putative E3 ubiquitin-protein ligase UBR7, producing the protein MEAAAPEGAEPGSAGSGAEEPVVSLAEVLAENEELEKEARAVLGGSDHERCSYSQGAVKRQALYACSTCTPPGAEPAGICLACSYECHGTHRLFELYTKRNFRCDCGNSKFKNLQCKLFPEKSKVNSGNKYNDNFYGLYCTCKRPYPDPEDEIPDEMIQCIVCEDWFHGRHLGAVPPESGDFHEMVCQACMNHCHFLWAYASQLAVPPLTKANSLENEGIVLKVEESEEQKKEIIKESGVEHQDTKEEKQSEQFNEPSTSSGSACPEVVTKSEEPVCKLKELQSKPFVKKDTATFWPSNWRNKLCTCEDCLKMYSDLEVQFLTDECDTVLAYENKGTSDQETERRDPLMDTLNSMNRVQQVELICEYNDLKTELTDYLRRFADEGTVVKREDIQHFFEEFQSRKRRRTNRMQYYCS